GGGGAGAAATAAatagctccacacacactgttggGAGGCAAATGAATGGAGCAGACTTGCAAGGGATTTCCCCAGGCTGCATTTACACCAATGGACCTGGATCCAAGAAGCTTTGAAGGGACCAATATGTATTTTGAATGCAATTTCCatctttatttttgaaaattaattcCTGCAACAGGATATTCTTGTaggaatttgcatttttttttttcgtggattttcaccaggaaaaaaaaaactcacagtgtAAGTTGAAACTGCAAGTTTattttgagaaaacaaaaaactgttttatcaaGCTGATTTCATGTATTTAGAAGGggagtgtgttttcagctgagaTCAGCACATatgctttatttgtttttttgcttcgTTAAAACTTAGTGAGTTCATAAATGCAAGTGAGTGAGCTTCTGTATTTGTGTCCCTCAGACTCTGGCTCGAGGATGTGCTCTATAGCGGTGCTTCATCAGTGGAGTCTGGCTGTGTTCTTGCTCTGTTCTCCAGCCACTCTGGATGGGAGACCCGCTGAAGCACTCAGTAGCAGAGCGTGAGTTGTTTTTATGATCACACAAATTTAAACCcaactttttattttagctggagagacaaaaaaaaaaacaacgagaAATATAAAAGTTTGTGAAAGTTTGGGCTTTTAGAAAGTCCATAACAGTTGAGGAGGACGTACTGGAATAAGGTAGAGGTGTTTTTTCCCTGTTTCAGGTCTGCTTTAAACTCAGATTAGTGACAGCTCTCAGACTTGTTTATGCTGCCACCTACTGTACTGAGGTTTCCTGAAGCCTGACCTTAAATTTCAGCTGCCACCGCTCCTCACACATAAACTCAGCACTGCGGTGTCGAACAAAGTGCCTCCATAAAACTAACATGACAGCTACAAGGATTATTTATATTCTAAATCTAAGTGAAATCCACAAACTTACAGAGATTAAACAGATTTTAAGATGCCACAGGAACTTGCCTGTGTTTAAAATGCCAGCTTTATACTGCAGAACGTGGCTTTATGACTAACCTCAAAGTGCTTTTGGTTTTCTCTGCATCGAGATCTAAAACTGTGTCACTTTCGttgttgctgtcaggaggaggtcAGTGAGCCACGCCCAGCTGATGCACGACAAAGGCCGCTCCTTGCAGGAGTTCAAGCGGCGCAtgtggctgcaggagctgctggaggaggttcaCACGGCCAACGAGCGAGCGCCGCCGGTGCAGAGCCGGATCTCCAGCCCCACCTTCAGCGGGAACGCTCTCCCCCAGAAGCCCCCGGGAGCCACCAAGGACCTGTCCGATCGCTTCCGGCCGGACAGGGAGGGCCCCAACCTGCCGCAGGAGACCAACAAGGCCGTGGCGTATAAGGACCAGCCACTCAAAGTTGCCaccaagaggaaaaaaaaggcgagGTTAGGCCGGCGCAAGGAGAACgacaagaagaggaggagggcacGATCTGTGGCGACAGAGGGGCTGTAGAGGACGAGGCGCCCGCCTTCCAGGCCTCTCAGTACCGAGACTATACCACCAACAGACTGAGGCCCGAGAAACAGACTGCCGCGCTCCGGCGCTTCATTTTGAGACCTCCTTGTTGTGCTTGtatgatacttttttttttttttaaatgtgttttgtatttgtgtctTAAAACAATCCCACACTTCAGGAGTTTCAGTGTAACATGTTCTTTGGTCCAtatttatttggaaaatatctGCATAACCCTGAATCCCTTCAAACGGATGCCATATAATATAACGTCTATTCATCTGCGTGCAGAAgtagagcagaggagagggtttttttttctttcctgtatGTAGAACCTGACAGCAAAAAGATGGGAAGCTGAGCGTTCTGCTCTACATGTGTGGACTATCATGGACTTCCAGCCTTGACAAACTGTTCTGACGGTTCAGCCATAATTTATTTCAACTTTGAAAAGtaatgtatatttattttgtgaatGTATCTTGGTGCTGCTGACTAAATTCCATAATGCACTTTAGTTATATCCTGTAAATGTTCTTTTGTGGTTGAGTTATTTGTGTTCATCTGGTGACTCTTTGTGACGGTCCGGCTTTCCTTTTCCCACCCTAGATCCCTCACGGACTTATTGGATGCTTCATCAAACCCACTGGCATCATtttagagtttatttttgtAGAACGAGCTTTGAGTCGGAGGGCTACCAGACTCATTCAGTGTTCGTCACTTGCACTGAAGGCATACTGTACAGGTTTCCAGTTAATCCAACATTAAACTGTAGCCTTTAGAGATCTCTTGCTTCATGGTGTCTTCATTCACCAGGTATATGGAGCAGTGTCACATTCCATTATGAATATGAAATCATTTTGTCACGTTTTCTGACACAAATCATGCACAGTCATGCAAGTAATGGCTTAAGTAATAGTTTATAGTTAATAGAGGTAATAGTATAACTCTATTAACTTCATATTTATCAAGTTACTGAGTTGTTTGCTCTAATATCAGATATAAGCACAGTTCGTGTAAGTACAAATTACTGATTAAGACATTACTGACACAAATTCAACATgtttctttgtaaaaaaaaagttgccaaGGAAACCAAATGTCTACTAGTTgatgttttttcctttcttttgatGATATTTCTGTCAGTGGAgaatgtgctgctgctgctctggatcTCCGTCTCATCAGAGTTACCTGGTTCACTTTTATCCTCCTTGTAGAAGACGTCACAGTCAAAATGTGTGTCTTCAACATGATCAAACATCTCTCTCATTTGTTCGGATTCTTTTGAAATAACTGCATCATACATACACGTGGAGATGATCTTTGATCACATTCAAATCAGAGT
Above is a window of Salarias fasciatus chromosome 7, fSalaFa1.1, whole genome shotgun sequence DNA encoding:
- the LOC115392138 gene encoding parathyroid hormone-related protein-like; protein product: MCSIAVLHQWSLAVFLLCSPATLDGRPAEALSSRARRSVSHAQLMHDKGRSLQEFKRRMWLQELLEEVHTANERAPPVQSRISSPTFSGNALPQKPPGATKDLSDRFRPDREGPNLPQETNKAVAYKDQPLKVATKRKKKARLGRRKENDKKRRRARSVATEGL